A window from Triticum aestivum cultivar Chinese Spring chromosome 6D, IWGSC CS RefSeq v2.1, whole genome shotgun sequence encodes these proteins:
- the LOC123141691 gene encoding uncharacterized GPI-anchored protein At4g28100 has protein sequence MHPLRRSLLLLYGAVAAGVLLFSPAYCAASTLPDPAPLDPAGLFMPSATPAQPGSATIPAFPEQSDAVSGASSTCPLDPFPRLLPAVLSSCDADGALPSRLRCCPALAAWLFAAYAPTALSARPARPASAAPVDMPVPPDDSEACAGAADRALRSEGAALPRPPGANGTCDVAFCYCGVRLRRLTCGAQPTGAGQWVPADAAARRLKRDCARAGVPGCSKCLRALSTIRAGSGGGVTAVAASGKLQAAASSERDCQLMGLMWLLQRNATRYGAAATAVIRALMAADEASAVGVAAVAGPAACSLPVDDMPFAAEYGRLSGAGGRPPALRRLHLVLLAVFSVACSL, from the exons ATGCATCCGCTTCGccgctctctcctcctcctctacgGGGCGGTCGCCGCCGGCGTCTTGCTGTTCTCGCCGGCCTACTGCGCTGCGTCGACATTGCCGGATCCGGCGCCGCTCGACCCGGCGGGCCTGTTCATGCCCTCGGCCACGCCGGCGCAGCCCGGCTCCGCCACGATCCCGGCGTTCCCGGAGCAGTCGGACGCCGTGTCGGGTGCCTCCTCCACGTGCCCGCTCGACCCCTTCCCGCGGCTCCTCCCGGCCGTGCTGTCCTCCTGCGACGCTGACGGCGCGCTGCCCTCGAGGTTGCGGTGCTGCCCCGCGCTGGCCGCGTGGCTGTTCGCCGCCTACGCGCCCACCGCGCTCTCGGCGAGGCCGGCGCGGCCGGCGTCGGCGGCGCCCGTGGACATGCCGGTGCCGCCGGACGACTCGGAGGCGTGCGCGGGCGCCGCGGACCGCGCGCTGCGGTCCGAGGGGGCGGCGCTGCCGCGCCCGCCGGGCGCCAACGGGACGTGCGACGTGGCCTTCTGCTACTGCGGGGTGAGGCTGAGGCGGCTCACGTGCGGGGCCCAGCCGACGGGTGCCGGACAGTGGGTCCCGGCGGACGCGGCGGCGAGGAGGCTGAAGAGGGACTGCGCGCGGGCCGGCGTCCCCGGCTGCTCCAAGTGCCTCCGCGCTCTTTCCACG ATAAGGGCTGGATCCGGCGGCGGCGTAACGGCGGTGGCCGCGTCGGGGAAGCTGCAGGCGGCCGCGTCGAGCGAGCGGGACTGCCAGCTCATGGGCCTCATGTGGCTGCTGCAGCGCAACGCCACGCGGTACGGCGCGGCGGCCACGGCCGTGATCCGGGCGCTGATGGCCGCGGACGAGGCGTCCGCCGTGGGCGtcgcggcggtggcggggccggcCGCCTGCTCGCTCCCCGTGGACGACATGCCGTTCGCGGCCGAGTACGGAAGGCTCAGCGGGGCCGGCGGCCGGCCACCTGCCCTCCGCCGCCTCCACCTGGTTCTGCTCGCCGTATTCAGCGTGGCCTGCTCGCTGTAG